From Brassica oleracea var. oleracea cultivar TO1000 chromosome C3, BOL, whole genome shotgun sequence, a single genomic window includes:
- the LOC106329698 gene encoding uncharacterized protein LOC106329698, which yields MSSDDVTPNRCSTEEESDSSVSKKLKVEDEDDRNMEDESDTDSGQALSVETEEDEGVVRPPRINFLNMQDPEPEWDKDSFDGYECYDPEDRKSFSNDEEYEEFRQFKIPAWKNKGFYEEDPFRYIFPLTDLEQRFRNMTTREYLADIASLCVKKLNEEKGPSVEFVSIVRGNLKAGGGWKLYITFTAREYLDGPLVEYQAKAMDFAGGETPPFPIICRPAPSMS from the exons ATGTCAAGCGACGATGTGACGCCGAACCGATGTTCGACGGAGGAGGAATCCGACTCTTCTGTCTCGAAAAAGTTGAAAGTCGAAGATGAAGACGACAGAAACATGGAAGACGAAAGCGATACCGACAGCGGACAAGCATTGAGTGTCGAGACAGAAGAGGATGAAGGAGTCGTGAGACCTCCTAGAATAAATTTTTTAAACATGCAAGACCCGGAACCGGAGTGGGATAAGGACAGCTTCGATGGTTACGAATGCTACGACCCTGAGGACCGTAAAAGCTTCTCCAACGACGAGGAGTACGAAGAGTTCCGCCAATTTAAGATCCCGGCCTGGAAGAATAAG GGTTTTTATGAAGAAGATCCATTCAGGTACATCTTTCCTCTTACTGATCTGGAACAACGTTTTAGAAACATGACAACAAGGGAATATTTGGCGGATATTGCTTCCTTGTGTGTTAAGAAACTCAACGAGGAGAAG GGTCCCTCTGTGGAATTTGTAAGTATAGTGAGAGGCAATCTAAAAGCAGGAGGTGGGTGGAAGCTTTACATCACCTTTACGGCTCGAGAGTATCTGGATGGTCCTCTCGTGGAGTATCAAGCCAAGGCCATGGATTTTGCAGGAGGCGAAACACCTCCCTTCCCCATTATCTGCAGACCAGCTCCTTCCATGTCCTAA
- the LOC106333845 gene encoding uncharacterized protein LOC106333845, protein MKSDDETAKLASTEEETRVEDEDDTIMEEESDSDNEGLWSVDEEEDDVERSPTINYSNMIEPEPEWDKDSYDGYECVFDPDGREGFPNDEAYEDFREYKIQAWKNRGFLEDPFRSVYPILDLEDLWSDRVNATRRQYLTNIASLCVKKLNEEKGSSVEVVSIARSNLKPGGGYKLYITFMAREYPDGPLVEYQAKAMDFAGGRKPPFPILCRPASSIS, encoded by the exons ATGAAAAGCGACGATGAGACGGCGAAACTAGCTTCGACGGAGGAGGAAACGAGAGTCGAAGATGAAGACGACACAATCATGGAAGAGGAAAGCGATAGCGATAACGAAGGCTTATGGAGTGTCGACGAAGAAGAAGATGACGTCGAGAGATCTCCGACAATTAACTATTCAAACATGATAGAACCGGAACCGGAGTGGGATAAGGACAGTTACGATGGTTACGAATGCGTATTCGATCCTGACGGCCGTGAAGGCTTCCCCAACGACGAGGCGTACGAAGACTTCCGCGAGTATAAGATCCAGGCCTGGAAGAATAGG GGGTTTTTAGAAGATCCATTCAGATCCGTCTACCCCATTTTAGATCTGGAAGATCTTTGGTCAGACAGGGTAAACGCGACTAGGAGGCAATATTTGACAAATAT TGCTTCCCTATGTGTTAAGAAACTCAATGAGGAGAAG GGTTCGTCTGTGGAAGTTGTAAGCATTGCGAGAAGCAATCTAAAACCAGGAGGTGGGTATAAGCTGTACATCACCTTTATGGCTCGAGAGTATCCGGATGGTCCGCTAGTGGAGTATCAAGCCAAGGCAATGGATTTTGCAGGAGGCAGAAAACCTCCCTTTCCCATTCTCTGCAGACCAGCCTCTAGCATATCCTAA